Within Oncorhynchus keta strain PuntledgeMale-10-30-2019 chromosome 30, Oket_V2, whole genome shotgun sequence, the genomic segment AACAGGCCAACAGGGTGAAGGTCTCCTCAGGTGAGATCAACTTCAGTCCATGCCTGGATGGAACATAGCACAGCTCAGCTGAAGCAGCGCTTCCCTAACTCgttcctggggaccccaaggggtgcacgttttggtttttgccctagcactacacagctgctTCAAATGATCAaaacttgatgattagttgaatcagctgtgtagtgcttgggaaaaaattaaataaattgtGCACCctttggggtccccaggacagagtttgggaaacgctgagCTAAGGGGTCAAtaacacaccagttaaacactcTGATTGGACAGATAGGGTGATTGACAGACTCACAGGCCAGTGTTCTCCTCCGGGATGGGCTCGACCCACAGTGTGGCCAATGGGAAGACGTGGTGGGTGGAGAActgcaggagagggaggggagagcgaGACCTCAGTATGCCGATACACTCAGCTACAGTACACTGGTTCAACAGTCAGGGAAGTAGTCAGGGCACTGGAGCTAACACAGTCACCTAGGAGATGCCAATATGCATGGCACATGGAGAGGCGAGGGCGACAGGGCACGAGGCAGGCCGACAGACACAGCACACATAAGGTGGAACCGACGGGGATTAAAAACGCTCACTACGTCATCAAAACACAAGAAATGCTCTCCTTGGAATTAAACATAAATCAAAAAGGAACAGAAACTGTTTGACAGAAGTGAACCTGAGACGGCTGATCCTCACATGTTGTGTCACATGGTTTCAGAGTAATGATAACTAAGGCTCCAGAtaacaaaaaatacaaataaaaaagtgGGCCAAAAGGCATCTTGGTTAAATAACCAAGACGCACACGTTGGGAAGACCCAATAACGTCAGTCTTATCTTTTTAGATTTGCGTTTATATTGATGtctatgttgctatgactacGACGAGGTCATAGAATTCGGCAATATACTACAGAGAGCCTTAGTTATTAAAAAGTATCAGTTCAGCTAGCATCAGAGGGCAAGGGGGCACTGGGCTCGGCTGAGGAGAAGCTGCACTCTGTAGAGTGGTGTACAGACCCCGCTCTGGGGCTCCTGATGTTCAGGAGCAGTTGTATTATTTAAAGCCTGAGGGAGAAGGCAGAGAAGGTAAATAACCTCCATTCTTGACTCTTTACTGCGAGCTTCAAGAAATCAAGGCTTATTCCAGCCAGGTGTTAGTACACCATATGTGCATGAAGAAGATCAGAaaaactgtgtctgtctgtgtgggtgttaCTTCAAGCTGGGAAGCCAGTGTTTGTGGTTTAGGACAGGCAGAAGGTGCCTAAAGAGCTGCTACATCAAGCCTACATCCTAAGCCAAGCCCTGGCCACACGGGGGCGCTGCATATGACTAGGGGTCAgtacactggctgctgctgctgcatacTTACAAGGCTTTTATAGGGAACCACGCCCTGATAggacaaagacaaacacacaacttGATAGGAGTCAGTCAACACACCAGATATATTCATATCAAATGCTCTGAGGGTGTTAACTCAGTTTTTTTAAGTGAAAGAAAGAACAAACGAACTAAAAGGACATTGGCACCTTTGTAAGAGCCAGCTGTAAGAGCTGTGAGGAGCTGTGTTTACCTGAGCGTGAACGAGTGCATCGTTGAAGAGGATGAACCAGTTGACAGAGAACCTTCCAGAGTTCTGTAGCGTCAGGGCCTTGTTACTGCTCTCACAGATCAGCCTCCGGCGGGGCTTACGCAGGGAATCCTAGAACAGGAATGGGACAAGAGGTTAAGAGGTTGATAAACTGGAGATTTTGGGCTGAATGAAAGCTCTTATACCCATTTCACACTATGGAGCCAAAcccaaaccaagctgtactgtgGTGGCCTGACTATAAAatccaccatagttgctggaaccattgaaaggacaatgtgaaaagaAAATATCTGAGCGAGCACAGTATGGTTGGCATTGGCTCAATAGTGTGAATCTGGCACTGATTACTGTGGTCAAACCAACTGACCAGGCCACTGACCGTCATCTTGCCAGGGAAGCTCTTCCAGAAGTGGTATGTGTACTctgcctccttcctcctcctcttcagatgaagagccAAGGCCTCAAACTTAGAGCAGCCGTCCTGCAGCTTCTGGTAGTCCACTGAGCtctggagagaccgagacagagacagagagacacaagaAAGTGAGTATGTATGAaggtgtgtgagcgtgtgtgtgtgtgcacgccccGGTCCTAGTTCCTCTACGTACCACCTCAAAGCAGGTTCCCAGTTTGAGCAGCAGCCTGCCATACTCGTGAAGGTGTCTCATGGGCAGGTAGAAGAGCGTCACCAACAGGTCACTCAGAGGAATGTTCTCCTCGCTGGACTCTGCCAGCCGCTGCAACAGCTCTGGACACTTCCCAAAGAATTCTCTGAGCAGAGGaacaggggatggagggaggacggggaagagaggagagatggaaaagGAAATAAAGAGATTGTTTTTTTTCAGTTAAAAGCATGAGAAGGGTAATTTAGTCGCTCTTGGTTGAAGCCTTGATGAAGAAACACATTggtttataattaagcaataaggcgcctcgggggtttgtggtatatggccaatataccacgacgcAACACTGAGTCCCTGGATACAGCCCGTAGcctgatatattggccatataccacaaacccccgaggtgccctatcgctattataaactggttacccaCGTAATTAGAATAGTATTAAAAAaatttgtcatacccatggtactgtcagccaatcagcattaaaGACTCTTACCACCCGTTTCATAATTAAAAATAATCCATAAGAATTCATCTTTTGACTTTTCCCTTTCCAATTAAAGCTGCATGAGCTTCCTGAGTCTCGTGTGCAGAATTACGAGGCATCAAACAGCTGTCCTCTGACACAGGCCTAGGTAAATGCCAAGGATAATGAGCACACAGGCCTAGGTCAAGGATAATGAGCACACAGGCCTAGGTCAAGGATAATGAGCACACAGGCCAATGTCAAGGATAATGAGCACACAGGCCTAGGTCAAGGATAATGAGCACACAGGCCTAGGTCAAGGATAATGAGCACACAGGCCTAGGTCAAGGATAATGAGCACACAGGCCTAGGTCAAGGATAATGAGCACACAGGCCTAGGTCAAGGATAATGACCACACAGGCCTAGGTCAAGGATAATGAGCACACAGGCCTAGGTCAATGTCAAGAATAATGAGCACACAGGCATAGGTCAATGATAATGAGCACACAGGCCAATGTAAAGGATAATGAGCACACAGGCCTAGGTCAATGTCAAGGATAATGAGCACACAGGCCTAGGTCAATGTCAAGGATAATGAGCACATAGGCCTAGGTCAATGTCAAGGATAATGACCACACAGGCCTAGGTCAATGTCAAGGATAATGAGCACACAGGCCTAGGTCAATGTCAAGGATAATGAGCACACAGGCCTACGTCAATGGTAAAGATAATGAACATATAGTATAATGGGCACGCAAATGGTAAGGATAATAAGCTAGGGCTGCTAGAtgtcctagtgtgtgtgtgtacacactcaCAGCGAGGGCTTGGCCAGAGCCTGGAAGCCCCCCATCACCAGGAAGTTACCCACAGAGCAGCAGTACCTGGCAGAGAGCGATGACGAGTGAGAAGGaatggaaagaggagagaaggggaggtcaTTATCCACACAGAACTGCATGTAAACAACCTGTTAAAAACCAGTGGGAGTGTCAGACATTGTGCGTTTGTGTACACAACAGTACATACTCATTGTACGTGTCCAGGAAGATGCTGGCATGCTCCAGCATAACCAGGCTTTTAAACTCCCGGCGGCGGCGCAGGTTGGCGGTGAGGGAGGCAGAGTGCTGGCCAGTCAGGTGACACAGGCGGCTATAACACCTCACCAGGCTCCGTAGCAGCACTGTGGACGCCGGGTCTAGAGCTGTACTCAACGACTCTGAGGGGTAGACGgagaacacaccacacacacacctgttaacaAACACTATGCGAAAGAACACACATCCAAGAGAAATCAACCTAATACTTACTAACTTACTCTATTTCAGCACACAGTTAACCAAAAGTCACAGGTCTGTATGAACAACAACATTATGTAAGCAAAATGTAAGCTTTATGCCAGATCTTTTTGAACACGGACCGTTCACTTTTATTTGTTGCTTTTGATTGGACATGGTTACCGTTATAATAAAAAAACgaatccttccctctctccctaacctcTGACCCATGGCCTCTGTCCAGCGGAGCTGTAGCTGCAGCAGTAGTTCTCACCCAGGTCCAACAGGGGGCGCAGGATGTGGTTCTTCACAGAGCTCAGCTTGCAGTAGAACTTCCTCTCGGCAGTAGCCAGCTCGTGGAGGCTGGCGATGAAACCCATGACGTTGCGGTCGGCTAGCGCCACGCAGCTCTGGCCCCCCGCAAACACACCGCTCACGTAGCCCAACTAAAACACGGATACACAAACCCACATCACCGTCAGGCCAAATGGCAGTTGAAATCACGAAGCAGATGCTTACTACAATAAAAATCGAACATAGCAGGGGTTCAgtactgtgggtgtgtgtgatccACTACTCACGTTCATGCAGAAGGGGAGCAGCACTGGTTGCTGGGTGTAGCTGTACCCCTCCGTCTGGTCCTGGGGTGTGTCCTGCACCCCCTCTCTGACCTGCTGTCCGCTATAGTAAAGGATGGGCTGATAACAGTCCCCATCGGCCAGGAGGAGGGTGTGCTGCGCCCCCGCACCCACGTCCCAGACACGGATCCCCTCAGACAGCTACAGGGTCACACCAGGGACAAACATAGCAGATCAGGGTTGGGAGCTCGATCCCCGGCCGAGTCACACCAAAGACTGTAAAAATGGGACCTGACGCGTCTCTGTTTGGCAATCAGCATTAAGGAGATTGATTGGAGGGAAGGCTCtgcgatagactagtgtcctgtccagggggtgtatttgtacatcaagctgcctcatgctacagaTAAAGGAGATACACGCCAAGGCTACTCACGCTTTTACAAACAGTCCTGCACAAATATATTTGTCCTATGATATGCGATCACTGTAAGCAACGGAGGGTGCTTTTCCATTGAGACTTAGCCCCACACCCGGGTGTCTCCTGTGTTTTATGTTGAGGTCGTCTTATTGTGTTTCTATCAGGAGACTGGTGGCGAGCAGAAACAACAACCTCCGCATCATTCAAGACCGTTGCTTCGTGAGGTGTTCAAGTTCACAGTTCGTTAAATAAAAATCCGAAAAGAACCCAGGGCTTGGCTCCAAGTCAGAGCAGGGCCGCTGGAGCCATGGCCCAGTGAGACGCAGGAGCCGGCGAGCGTTGAAGGAAACACTGGGTTAAATCCCCAGTGGAAATGTGGCATTATTGTTCTACGACGGAGAGTGCTTTAAATCTCTGTTGCAGAGTTTATTCATGTGGGtatataaggttagcagtgtttctCCTAGTGTTTCTCCTTCTCCTTGTTTTCAGCAGCCGTGGCCAAGGTAGCAGGGAGCCAAAGAACACCCTTCACATGCATTGCCCAGCGATGGGGTGTCGCTGCTGGATGAATAAAGGAGGAATACTGGCTTGGTGTGTGCTAATGATTACTGTATGGGCACCATTTTCCTCAATTAAAAGAAACACACTTACCTTGGCAAGGCGAGGGATAGTAGTAGGAGATGCCATGTGTCCCAGCTGGCCAGAGCTGTTACTACCCCAGGAGAAGaccttgaacacacacacacacgcacacaaacacacaaaatgtTCACACAGTTGGGAGGAATCCCTCAAGACTCCCACGAGGAGTGATAATATAGTTTCTGACCTGGGACTGTGCAGTCAGGGCCAGGGAGTGATGTGCCCCAGCAGCCACAAGCACCACCTCCTTACTGCTCAGGCACTTGACGCACAGTGGCTGCAGCCTGCAGGTCAGAAACACCTCTCAGTCAACAACCAGGGCCAAAGCatttcagagtaggagtgctgatctaggatcaggtccgacctgtccatgtaatcttatttaTCGCAAAAGCCAAACAGATTCTAGGTCAGATTCAGCGCTCATACTCTGATGCTTTACTGGCCTACACAACTGTCAATCATGGTTCTCATCCCCCAACGATTGATGTAGAGTGGACACTGACCTGGGGAGGTTGTCCCCGTGGCCTAGCTGGCCCTCCTCGCCCCGCCCCCAGCTCCACACCTCGGTCTGCAGGGAGGGGAGCAGCTCCCCCGCCTCTGGAAGCCCTCCCACAGGGGTGAGGGGCACCGCTCGCACCCTGGGCCGGCTGGCCCTCCGCAGCAACCTGGGGGACACTACAGACGGAGACAGACCGATATGTTTCTTAAAATGGTACATTTTCTACGCTTCCTCCCAAAACATGTTCTGTTACGGCGGTCAACTGCTGTTAATGTTACAGATGAAGTCCTCTCTGTTCCACAGGTGAGTGTAAACAACTGTAAAGAAATGCTCAGGATGACTGGTTTAGTCATGGAGTGATCATCTACTCTGGAAATACAAAACATTTCTAAGCCCCTGCAATAACCCAGAAACGCAGCCCTCACAGCATCCTCCAGACGACGAGGGATTGAGCCCCGCTGGAGACAGGTCCTGTACCACAGTAGAGAGTATGGGAGGGACTGTTAATGatgacagacagaccgagacggCACTGGGGAGgcattggttggttggttgctcCCACAGAGAGAGCCATCtgccagcccagagagagagccatctgccagcccagagagagagccatCTGCCAGCCCAGAGAGAGTGTCTATCCAGTGAGCAGTGAGCTGTCTATCCCCTTCTTGGCTGCAGCAGAGAGCGAATAATAATCATTTGGTGGGTGTTTTAATTTGTCCCGTTTCACAGGACATGTTCAAGCGTGTATTATACCCATGTGTCAAATTAGTTTCTTGCATATCCAAAATTCACTTAAGACAACCTCAGAGAGCTAGGGACAAATCCTGCCTTTCAGCTTTCACCCTACCAAAGTGACAATAGAAGATAACGCCATTACTGCAGGCCCTATCACTGACTGTTTCTCAAGAGATTATTAGGCcagatatatttttttttcacaCCGACTTCCCcagctctctccttccctctcgctCCCTTCTTCTCAATCTTATTCTCACACCCTCCCCTCCTTACTGTAACCCTTCTGGTTAAGTCCTCACATTAATATGGCCTCACATTCCTCTATGGCAGAGTGCTTTAatctcagaacacacacacacacacacacacacacacacacacacacacacacacacacacacacacacacacacacacacacacacacacacacacacacacacacacacacaggatgagtTGGGACACACACGCATACTTACACATCAGAGTATAGGAGGAAGATAAGGATAAGAGGCGATGAGCAGAGGAGGATGATAAGAGACGAACAGCGTATCTACCCTGAGAGAGGAGTCCAGGCAGAGAGAGACGTCGACTCAGGCCCTCTGCTTCCTCCTCACGGATATCCCCCGTGCTGCAGCTCTTCTTCCCCTGCATGGACTCCTCCAGACGCACCCGCACCTCCGCAGGTCCCCCTGGAAGCCCACCGGGTACTCCTGCTACACCCCCAACCCCAGGGTAGTAGTAGTTAATCATCTTCTTCAGGGACAGAGCCTCGTAGGTGGAGACCACTCTCTCGCCCACGGCGGAGGCACAGGATGAGACCAGGTTGTTGAGGGCAGAGCTGGTGGTCACTGGCATGACCCCGGGGATGAGATCAGAGGTCAGGAGGTCAAGGCTATCTGCTGGGGGCTGAAACAAACACAAGGTGCATTAGGCAACACACAAAAGAAAACTGACAGAAACAGGAAGACTTCCTATGAAAAGCACATTTTAGTTATCCTTAGCAAAAATGTTTTAACTTTGAGTGccttaatgaacacaacccaggaaaCACAGCATGACAGCTCATTGTCACTTTTCAAAGACCTCAAACTACAAGAAAGTCAATTTGTCACCCACCAAGTACGCAACATTGGGTAGCTTTAGGCTTAAAGCATCAACTCATCACTACTAACCTGAAAACTTGCTCCTGCTATGGTCATCTTGGCAGTCTCCTCAGCCAAAGAGGTGTCAGACAGTTTCTTGAGATATTCTTTCACTGCCTGATCATCAGGGTAGGGGAGTTCAGAGACCCTGCACCCCCACACCTCGATCAGAGTCTGTCCCAGAAGCAGAGATGTCAGCATCTGTGGTGGTCAAGACTTCCCCATTCTGTGccactgtcctccccctctcataGTCTGTATGTTCTGTTATGGATGGATGGGGACCTGGCGCTGAGGCAgaggtatgagaggagaggaggggctcTGAAGGGGAGCTCAGAAGCCCTAGTGGAGGGGACCTTCCAGGCCCCAGCCTGGCCTCTCCTTCAGCCAGCAACTCCACCCCTAGGGGGCAGTAATGACTATCTGAGATAATGACGTGGTCCTCCTTGTCCGTCATGGTGTAGAGCAGCTGGTTGCACTGGCCACACTTGTCTGGCAGGGGCCGCCGAGACTCCTGAGGTGGTAGGCAACGCACCAAGGCAAGGCTGTGGAAGGCCCCACAGGCCACCTGAAGGACATGTCTGCCCACCAGGTGCTCCACCTTTTGGGGCTTCCAAACGGGGAAGATGGTGGTGACCAGGCCCAGCTGGCAGCCGCTGCCCCAGGCCCACACCTCGTGCTGggcagagagagcaagggagtgcTGCTCCCCGCAGGCCAGCTCCATGACCCGGATGGTATGGGGGGGGCTGGTGTCGGGGTCCATGATAGCCACTGGAGTAGGGTTGGGGACTACAGTGAGGCTGGACAGGCCACACTGGCCGAACGAGTTCTCCCCCCACATGTGGACCCCGCCATCCTCGGTAAGCGCCCCGCTATGGAAACTGCCCGCTGCCACGGCGACCACGCGCTGGCCACTGAGAGCGCTCTCTAGGACAGGCTTCAGGGGGCCCACCTCCGACACCTGGCTCTGTTTCCATGGGAACTCACCGAAGCTGTACACCTGCCCGCCTaaatacaccacaacacaacattcCAGTTATTAGACAAGAGGAGCTGTTAGAAATGATTGCCAGTAGTATGTGTACATAagtaattttaaaaaacaaagcaaaataaatgtaattatttaatttaattatttaattataGATCAAGTAGGCTAATCATAAATGTCATTATATCATTGCCATTATATCAAAGGCTGTCCATTGACTCTCACCCTCCACCAGTAGAACCCCATGGCGTGTTCCCAGGGCAGCCTGCAGCACAGGCCTGGACAGGAGCACTCTCTCTGGGGTGACACTATAGGAGTAGCCCTTCCAGGTGTGGAGTGACCCTCGCTCCCCTGAACTGTCCTCCTCACCAGAGCTGTAGAATACATACAGAAGTAGACAgtcagtcaaacagacagacagacattgttgACAAGTCATGTCTCAAGGATTCTGAACAACCACACTGATATAGCATACATTGTTTTTGAATTACCAAGATAAAACATGCCCTGGAACAGAAGTTATAGTAGCTAGCTAGAGAAACAACAAGAGCTTTGGGAGGGCATAGACTTCCACGAAAAATATTATTTGTTGTCATACGATGATCACATAACATTTTATTGACAACACCCTACCTATGGGCTTTACATACCTTTTCCTCTGGGACTCCATCACTGAGATTTATCCATGGCAATGCTGATGCATAGACTGGTGAAATTCAACTTGAAAAACTCCAAATCCGTTTCTAAATTCAGCCCTGTATCGAATACGGTAAACATTGGACACTTACAAAAATGACTAGCTAATGGTAACACTGCCTAACTGAATTGCATACAGACCCTACAGGTAGCTAGGGTGGCTTCAGAATAACCAGCACGAGTGACAGTACGCGAAAGCTTGTGCTGTTGTTGACAGGAGAGAGATTTTCTTTTCAAGGTTTACATGGCTAGCTGTCAATCATGTGGGAGTGAGGTAAACTAGCGAACACTGACCCCCCTATTTGAGTAGccagctaactaacgttagcaagTTACTAGTAGCTATTTATTTGATGAAATACTATTTTCAGTCCATTAGCTAATGCGTTTGCTTGAAATGACGCAACTAGCTCGGAGGATCACGTCATAATTACTTAGAAGCCTTTGACAGTCTCAGTACTGTATTGACTTCGTTATAGTCTCCGTATAACTATCGTTAAATAGCAACTCGGAGCTGACATGTATCCTCCCACTTGCTTCTTGTACTGTAGCTACTAACCATGTATTATTTACAATCTGAGATACAATTGTCTTTCACTTACCGGTCCCCTGACCATATCAATTTTTTTCATAAACCTGTGAAATGTACAGCGACTGAGTCATGCAAGagattagctggctagctaattgCTATCCTTTTTATTTTCGCTTTGTCGTTGTGACCACAAGTTGAACGGAAGCCGAGAGGCCTCAAAGCGTGCGTATTTTCTTGCCTTTCAAAAAAATAAATTATTACATCGATTCTGTCAAGTGGCTTAGCTTTGTTAGCTATCTATTTTGAAATACACCAGATATGGAATTCTGCTGTTTTACACTGTAATTTCCTATTTGATTAATGTGTGTCAATGTCAAGGTGAAAAACGGGTGCAGGTAGGAGCTATCTTTCTTTATCAgtgaaaaaaacattattttattattattattattttagagTTAGAGTATGTGCTAACTTGTATCTATAGGTACAGTGCAGTCATATTTGAATGACTCTAAATACAAAATCTGGAGTGACTCTGACATACAGTgggaagaaaaagtatgtgaaccctttagaaTTACCTGGATTTTTGCATAAattggtcttctagccatcgccgctccacctttcattttccatttgttttgtctgtgtAATAACACATAAACAATTATAAttgttcatgtctttattgaacacaccctgtaaacattcacattcacattcaccCTTGAATTTAataacattttttgttgttgaattttacccctttttctcccccatTGTTAGTAGTATCTTGtttcattgctacaactcccgtacgggcttggaagagacaaaggttgaaagtcatgcgtcctccgatacacaacccaaccaagccgcactgcttcttaacacagcgcgcatccaacccggaagccagccgtaccaatgtgttggaggaaacattgtgcacctggcaaccttggttagtgcacactgcacccggcccgccacaggagtcacgcgatgagacaaggacataccggccaagccctccctcagacgacgctaggccaattgtgcgtcaccccactgacctcccggtcgcggctggttacgacagagcctgggcacgaacccagagtctctggtggcacagctggtgctgcagtaaGCGCCCTTAACCCGGGAGGCCCtgaacctcaaccaaatgttttctgttgttgcgaatcagacctgcacaatggtcaggCTAAATTTTGGACCATTCCACTTTACAAAACAGTTTCAGATccacaatattcttgggatgtctggtgtgaaccgctctcttgaggtcatgccacagcatctcaatcgggttgaggtcaggactgactgggccactccagaaggcacaTTTTTTTCTGttcaagccattctgttgttgatttacttctgtcgtttgtgttgttgtcctgttgcatcacctaaCTTCTTTTGcacttcaattggcagacagatagccttacattctcctgcaaaatgtcttgataaagtTGGGAATTCGTTTTTccatcgatgatagcaagctgtccaggccctgaggcagtaaagcagccccaaaccatgatgctccctcataacacactgtgtgccctcaagtccctactccaccactatcacctatctacagtactaaatccatgtgtatgtatagtgtgtgcgcgtgtgtctgtgccagtgtgtgtgtgttttgcttcacagtccccgctgttccataaggtctGCTTtataaatctaattttactgttTGCGTCAGCttcttgatgtggaatagagttccatgtagtcatggctctatgtagttgtcacgactcccaccgaagtcggtccctctccttgttcgggtggcgttcggcggtcgacgtccccggtcttctagccatcgccgctccacctttcattttccatttgttttgtcttgtttttccgcACACCTGGTTTATATCCCCTCATTACTCTACGTGTATATtatcctctgttccccccatgtctgtgtgtgttattgttcGTTTCATTATGTGTGTGACTCTTCACGCTGGTTTTGCCCTAGGGTATGGGTGTACCCGTGGTTTTTGTATTTTGTGCCATTTTGTGTCATTTGTGCACATTCACTTTTTCCCTTGGGCCGGAGTGTTGTGACTCAGTTGCGTCTGGCTGTTTTCCTCTGCCTGAATAAAGTGTGCCtgttcactcatctctgctctcctgcacctgacttccttCGACCAGTTGCGCACACTCTGAcagtagtactgtgtgcctcccatagtctgttctggacttgaggactgtgaagagacctcttgtggcatgtcttgtggggtatgcatgggtgtccgagctgtgtgccagtagtttaggcagacagctcggtgcattcaacatttCAATACCtttcataaataaaagtagtgttgaagtcagtctctcctccactttcagccaggagagattgacatgcatattattcatattagctctctgtgtacatccaagggccagccatgctgccttATTCTGAGCCAATTGccattttcctaagtccttttttatggcacctgaccacacgactgaacagtagtcaaggtatgacaaaactaggacctgtaggacctgccgtgttgatagtgttgttaagaaggcagagcatcgctttattatagacagacttctccccatctta encodes:
- the LOC118363165 gene encoding LOW QUALITY PROTEIN: alsin-like (The sequence of the model RefSeq protein was modified relative to this genomic sequence to represent the inferred CDS: deleted 1 base in 1 codon), producing MESQRKSSGEEDSSGERGSLHTWKGYSYSVTPERVLLSRPVLQAALGTRHGVLLVEGGQVYSFGEFPWKQSQVSEVGPLKPVLESALSGQRVVAVAAGSFHSGALTEDGGVHMWGENSFGQCGLSSLTVVPNPTPVAIMDPDTSPPHTIRVMELACGEQHSLALSAQHEVWAWGSGCQLGLVTTIFPVWKPQKVEHLVGRHVLQVACGAFHSLALVRCLPPQESRRPLPDKCGQCNQLLYTMTDKEDHVIISDSHYCPLGVELLAEGEARLGPGRSPPLGLLSSPSEPLLSSHTSASAPGPHPSITEHTDYERGRTVAQNGEVLTTTDADISASGTTLIEVWGCRVSELPYPDDQAVKEYLKKLSDTSLAEETAKMTIAGASFQPPADSLDLLTSDLIPGVMPVTTSSALNNLVSSCASAVGERVVSTYEALSLKKMINYYYPGVGGVAGVPGGLPGGPAEVRVRLEESMQGKKSCSTGDIREEEAEGLSRRLSLPGLLSQVSPRLLRRASRPRVRAVPLTPVGGLPEAGELLPSLQTEVWSWGRGEEGQLGHGDNLPRLQPLCVKCLSSKEVVLVAAGAHHSLALTAQSQVFSWGSNSSGQLGHMASPTTIPRLAKLSEGIRVWDVGAGAQHTLLLADGDCYQPILYYSGQQVREGVQDTPQDQTEGYSYTQQPVLLPFCMNLGYVSGVFAGGQSCVALADRNVMGFIASLHELATAERKFYCKLSSVKNHILRPLLDLESLSTALDPASTVLLRSLVRCYSRLCHLTGQHSASLTANLRRRREFKSLVMLEHASIFLDTYNEYCCSVGNFLVMGGFQALAKPSLEFFGKCPELLQRLAESSEENIPLSDLLVTLFYLPMRHLHEYGRLLLKLGTCFEVSSVDYQKLQDGCSKFEALALHLKRRRKEAEYTYHFWKSFPGKMTDSLRKPRRRLICESSNKALTLQNSGRFSVNWFILFNDALVHAQFSTHHVFPLATLWVEPIPEENTGLHGLKLISPEETFTLLACSSMEKAKWLRSINQAVDQAMTGAGQSGSGAGQRAEPPISRTASYTFYKDSRLKEATYEGRWLAGKPNGRGMVKWLDGRIYTGTFKNGLEDGFGDYVMPSKTLNLNDHYQGHWKEGKMHGIGTYKYATGELYEGSFQDNMRHGHGMLRSGTLNSSSPSVFIGQWVHDKKTGYGVFDDITRGEKYMGMWQDDQRQGTGVIVTQFGLYYEGAFNNNKMQGTGVLLSEDNTTYEGEFSEDWTLNGKGVLTMPNGDYFEGSFTGEWGSGLKVTGSFFKPNLYDSDGDKGRAVKLGRLAVPPEEKWRVVFEECWMRLGCEAPGQGENQRAWENIAVALTTSRRQHRDSPEMNLSRTQNRMLESLEFIPQQHVGPVTMEKYDSIRRYLVKACDMPLHPLGRLMETLVAVYRMTYVGVGANRRLLLQAVNEIMSYLARIFQLVRFLFPDLPEEGGAIPEPSSDPQDKKDSNCADTQLESPKPGRVVSSSALLLPVLLPRLYPPLFTLYALEKEKEDDVYWECVLRLNKQPDVALLAFLGVQHKFWPVSVPVLGEKTEVVSSTKDACFASATETLQQISTTFTPSDKLQVIQLTFEEITKEVMSSLEDNFLWSMDDLFPVFLYVVLRARIRNLGSEVSLIEDLMDPCVQHGEHGIMFTTLKACYYQIQHEKTT